The following DNA comes from Shinella zoogloeoides.
GCGCGCCTCCACGCCATGGCCCATCGGCTCGCCGAAATCCTTCACCGTCTCGATGCGAACCCAGGAGCGGCGGCGCGAGGTGAAGGTGAGGATGGAATGGTTGTCGCCGCAGGCGGCAAGGCCATGAGCGAGCACCGTCAGCGCCTCCTTCTCGACGTCGAGCACCCGGCGGTTGTCGAACCAGGCGTCGGTCGAGAGCGAGACGTCGACGAGGATGGTGACGGCAAGGTCATGCGCCTGCGGCCGGCTCATCAGGTGGATGCGGTCGCTGCCCTGCCCGCCGGCGGCAAGGTCGCTGCGCGCCCTGACCACGGCGTCGAGGTCGAGTTCCGCCCCGTCGAGCTGTGCGCGCAGCATCTCGTGCCGCGGCCGCAGCACCTCGAACTGCCGGCGCACGCGGCGGATGAGGCTCTTCGTGTCGGCATCGGCCTCCGGCACAGCGGCCGTGTCCGGCGCAGGCGAGGCGAGCACGCGGCAATGGTCCGGCAGGTAGGTCGCCGTGCGGTAGTCCCATTCGGGATAGGTGTATTCGCCGGTCAGCCGGGTGCGGTCGAGCGCCTCCGGCGGCAGGTCGAGATCGAAATGGAAGCGGGCGGCGGGCCTTCCCTTGCGCTCGCCGAGCGTCATGTCGTCCAGCTCGTCGGCGGCGGAGGCGTCGTGGTCGTCGCTGTCGTCGCCGGGGCGATCGACATTGACCATCTCGGCCATGGCAAGGATCTTCTCGAAGCGATTGAGGATGAAGGGGCTGCGCTCGCTCTTGCGGTTCTCCGCCTTCTCGCGCTCAGCCACATGCCGGCCGGTCTCGGCGGCCTGTGGATCGCCGCCGCTCGCCGGCTGGTCGTCCTCTCCTCGTCCCTCGCCGTCCTCGCGGGCGAGCGCATCCGGCCAGAGCGGCACCGGCAGCATGGGTAGGTAGCCGGGCGGGGCACGATGGGGGAAGATGACCGGCAGCATGTCGTCGGCCAGCCCCGCCCCTTTCTTCAGCAGGCCGAGGATGCGGTTCTCGATATGGCGTTCGATGGACGGAAGCGGCCGACTGCGGCGCGCTGCAAGCGTCGCGGCGCAAAGCCGACGATAGCGCCGAGCAAGGCCCGGAAAGGCGGCAAGCACCGCCTTCGCCGTCGCCTCTGCCCGCGCCAGGATCGCAAGGTCGCGCTGGAGCGGGTCGGCATGCGTCACCTGGTCCAGCGGCATGACCGCCATGGCGGCGGCGAGCCAGACATAGAGGTCGCGGTTGAGGCCGCGGTCGGCGAAGAGGGCGATCTCGCCGGGCAGCATCAGCGTCGCGTGGTCGCGGCCGGGCTGCACCAGCTTCTCCTCGCCGAGCCCCATGCGCTGGCGCAGCCGCAGGCGGTGCGTCGAGGTGCGCCCGCGCGCCGGCGCGATCTGCACCGCGCCCTCCCCGCCGAAGCCACGGAAGCAGACGGCGAGCACGGGCCGGACGTCCTCCAGCCGGACGGTGTGATCCGGGTGGCGTTGCCATGTGGCAGTGTTGCCGACGAGCCTGTGCCAGGCCCGGCCGACGGTTTCCTCCAGCTCCAGGAAATCCAGCATGGCGGGCCTCAGCGGATCATCGCGTCGGCGATTTCGAGAAGCGCGGTGCGGACGTCCGGCTCGTCGGTGAGCGGCTCGATCATGGCGGCGCGGACCGCCTCGCGCACCGTCATGCCGCTGTCGATGAGGCAGGCGCAATAGACGAGAAGGCGCGTGGAGACGCCCTCCTCCAGATCGTGGCCCTTGAGGGCGCGCAGCCGGTGAGCGAGCGCGACGAGCGGGGCGACGCGCGCCTCGTCCAGCCCGCTTTCCGTGGCGACGACGGCGATCTCGGCCGCCTTCGGCAAGAAGTCGAACTCAATGGCGACGAAGCGCTGGCGCGTCGATGGCTTCAGCGCCTTCAGGAGGTTCTGGTAGCCGGGATTGTAGGAGACGACGAGCATGAAGCCGGCGGGGGCTTCCAGCACCTCGCCGGTGCGCTCCAGCGGCAGGATGCGGCGGTCGTCGGTGAGCGGATGGAGCACCACGGCGACGTCCTTGCGGGCTTCGACGATCTCGTCGAGGTAGCAGACGCCTCCCTCGCGCACGGCGCGGGTCAGCGGGCCGTCGACCCAGACGGTATCGCCACCCTTCAGCAGGTAGCGGCCGGTGAGGTCGGCAGCCGAAAGGTCGTCATGGCAGGAGACGGTGGAGAGCGGCAGGCCGAGCCTTGCGGCCATATGGCTGACGAAGCGGGTCTTGCCGCAGCCCGTCGGTCCCTTCAGGAGCAGCGGAAGCTGCCGCGTCCAGGCGGTCTCGAACAGGGCGCATTCGTTGCCGGAGGGGCTGTAGGCGGGGATGTCGGCGCGCGCGGCCTTGAGCATCACGTTCATGTCGGTCTCCAGGTTCATAGAGGAAAATGTGCCGGCCCCGCGGGATGACGGGGCCGGCCAGCGCTCACTCGGCCGGCTGGACCATCCGGGTGAGGCTGTCGGCACGCTCGCGGCCGGGCACCAGCACCGCCCAGATGAACATCAGCGCCGAGACGAGGACGACGGCGCCCGAGCCGAGGCGGACCCAGTAGAACAGCGCGAGCTGGTCCTGCACGTCCATGAAGCTTTCGCCGAGCACGCGCTGCAGGTGGATCTGCACGACGCCCGCGAAGGTGAGCGCGAAGGTCATGACAGACATGGCCGTGCACATGATCCAGAACGAGGCGATCGAGAGCCACTGGTTGTAGGGCTGGCGGCCGCGGATCTCGGGGATCGCATAGGCCATCATGGCGAGATTCAGCATCACATAGGCGCCGAAGAAAGCGAGGTGCCCGTGCGCGGCGGTGACCTGCGTGCCGTGGCTGTAGTAGTTCACCGACGACAGTGTGTGCAGGAAGCCCCAGACGCCCGCGCCGAAGAAGGCCATGACCGAGCAGCCGATCGACCAGAGCAGCGCCGCCTTGTTCGGATGGTTGCGGCCCGCCTTCCAGGTCATCACGAAGGTGAAGATGACCATGGTGAAGAAGGGCGCCACTTCCAGCGTCGAGAATAGCGAGCCTATCCACTGCCAGTAGCCCGGCGCGCCGATCCAGTAATAATGGTGGCCGGTGCCGAGGATACCCGAGAAGAGGGCGAGGCCGACGATGACGTAGAGCCACTTTTCCACGACCTCGCGGTCGATGCCGTTGATCTTGATCATCAGGAAGGCGAGCACGGAGGCCATGATCAGCTCCCAGACGCCCTCGACCCACAGATGGATGACGTACCACCAGTACATCTTGTCGAGCGCGAGGTTCGCCGGATTGTAGAAGGCGAAGAGGAAGAAGAGCGCAAGGCCCCACAGGCCGAACAGCAGGATGTTGATGACCGTGGTCTTGCGGCCCTTCAGCGCGGTCATGGTGATGTTGAAGAGGAACATCAGCACGACGACGACGATGCCGACCTTGGCGATGAAGGTCTGCTCGAGGAATTCGCGGCCCTCATGGATGCGGAACATATAGCCGACGACCGTCAGCCCCGCCGCCACGAAGAACAGCCAGAACTGGAGGACGGCGAGCTTCGGGCTGAACAGCTCGGTCTCGGTCTCCTCCGGGATCATGTAGTAGGTCGCGCCCATGAAGCCCATGAGCAGCCACACGACGAGCGCATTGGTGTGGATCATGCGCACGATGTTGAAGGGCAGGAGCTCGGAGAGCGTGTTCGGCAGCACGTAGATCGTGCCGGCGAGGACCCCGAAGGCCACCTGCGCGAGGAACAGGCCGAGCGCGCCGTAGAAATACAGCATGGCGACCTTCTGTGTCTGATATTTCATGTCTTTTCTCCTCAGGCCTGTCGCTCAGCCGGCATCGTTCGGCGGCCAGTTCTGGGTCTTGATCCTGCTCGTCCATTCGAGGAAGTCGGCAAGATCGTTGAGTTCCTGTTCGGTGAGGTTGAACTGCGGCATCTGCCGCCGGCCCTCCGCCCCGCTCGGCTGGGCGGCCATCCAGGCCTTGAAGGCCTCGCGCGCACCCTCCGGGTCCTCCGCGCCGCCGTAGCGCTTCCACACATTGCCGAGCTCGGGCGCGAAATAGGCGCCTTCACCGAGCAGCGTGTGGCAGTTGATACAGGCGTTCTTTTCCCAGACGTGCTTGCCGCGGGTGACGCTGTCGGAGAGCGTCGCCTCGTCCGTCGAGGTGGTGCGCATGTAATAGTGCGAGTGGGCCGTAAGCCCCACGAAGATCGTGAAGAAGAAGATGGACCCGCCATAGAAGACGTTGCGGGCCCCGGTCTTGGTTAGGCGCTCTGCCATCCCCTGGTCCTTTCCCTTGCCGAACCCGAGAGGCCCGGCGCCAAAACCCCGCCGATCGGTTGCCGGCGATCCCCTCGCCGGCCTGCGGGACGTCTCCGGTTCTAGCCGCGGGAGAAAAGCCTTCTTTGCGAATAGGCAAAGACCGGGGCGGTTCGTCAGCCGATCAAGTTGATGGCGAGCGCGCGCACGAGCGCGAGGGACAGCAGCGTCGCCGGCCAGGCGAGCAGCGCCGAGCGCATGAAGCCGCGGTTCGCCCGCAGTTCCATGAAATCGAGGATGACGAGGCGGCCCTTCGCATAGGCCATGACGAGCACGGCGGCGACCGGCACCAGCAGCCCGCCCGAAAGCCCGCCGACGAAGGCACCGCCGGCGGCGAGCGTCAGCAGCATGGCGAGGGTGGCGATAAACTGTTCGCGGGCCTGTCGGGTCATCGGAAAATCCTCACGTCAGATAGATGATGGGGAACATGACCAGCCAGACGAGATCGATCGCGTGCCAGAGCGTCGCGATCATCACGACATTGCCGCGCGACGGCCGCCGGGCGACGAGAAGCAGGACCGCCGCGCCGAAGACGACATGCAGCAGGTGGAAGCCGGTGACGAGGAAATAGAGTTCGGCAAGCGTGCCGAGACCGCCGACACCCGCCTTCACTTCGAGCGTATATTCGAAGGCCTTCACCACGGCGAAGGCGAAGCCGAGCAGCGCCGCCAGGACGAGGGGACGGCGAGCCGCCCTTTCCCCGGCGCTGAGCCGCACCGCCAGCGCCGCCTGCCAGCCGCTCAGCACGAGTATGATGGTGTTCGCGGCCGCAAGCCCCGGATGAAGATGGGCGCGAAACAGCGCCGCCCCTTGCGGATCGAGCACCGTCAACACCATGAAGGCGACGAGCAGCGCCCCGAAGACGGCAAGTTCGCTCCAGACCAGAATCCATAAAAGCAGGGAATCCGCTTCCCCGCTCTCCACCTTCGTTGCCGCCGTGCCGAGATCATTCGCTGCCGTCATGGCCTTTCCCTAGCAGGCCGGGCCGCGGCCTTCTTTGCGCAGGCACAAAGATGGACCCGGCGGAACGCGGCATGGTGGCGGCAGAAAAGGATGGTTTCATGAGCGACGCGCAGTTCGGCCTGATGGTCGCGGCCCCGGTGATTATCGGCTTTGCCCTCATGCTCTACCGCATGGGCGTGCTTCAGGGGGCAGGAACGCTTTCGGCCGTCGGTGCCTCGGTGGTCATCGCGGCCGTGCTGTTCTTCGGCCAGTAGGGGCCGCAGCTTCCAGGCTGCGGCCCCACTTCGCCTAGAACCGGTAGTTCACGCCCAGCTTGATCTGGTCCATGCGGGGCTTGCCCTTCCATCGATAGGCGATGCCGTTGAGCTCCGGCGTCTCGAAGCTGCCATGCGACAGGTTGGCGAAGCTGTATTCGCCCGTGACGGTGACCTTGTCGGAGAGGGCATATTCGATGCCGCCGCCCGCCGTCCAGCCGGAGAAGCGGCTGTTGTCGGAGGCCTCGGACCAGACGAGCTGGCCGGCGATGCGCCGGGCGCGCTTGTATTTGCCATCCATGTCCGCCACGGCATAGCCCGCCTTGCCGAAGATCAGGATGTCGCCGATGGCATAGCCGATGCGCCCATGCACGCCGGCGAACCAGTTGGTATCGACCTCTCCACCCTGTATTCCGGTGATGACCATGTCCTTGTGGGTGTTCGACCACGAGAACTCGCCGCCGACGCCGAGGACGACATTGTTGGCGAGCTGGTAGTCGTAGCCCATCTGGAAACCGGCGGCGTAGCCGGACGTGTCCCCGAAGCTGTAATTCTGCGGGTTCATGCCGTTCTGGGAGAAATCGGCCATCTGGAAGCTGGTCAGCCCCGTGCCGGCATGAAGGCCGGCATGGAAACCGGTCCAGTCATAGGTGTCGGCATCGTCGAGGCCGAGCGCGCCTTCGAGGGAGGATGCGGAAAGATCGGTCGTCAGGCTGACGCGGATCGTCCGTCCCGGCGAGGGAACCCGCGTCAGGCTCAGCGGCTCGACATAATAGACGTCCGTGAGGTTCTCGACCGCAAGGCTGAGCGTCGCATAGTCGGTCAGCTTGTAGGACGCCCATACGTCGACGATGGTATAGGGCTTCCACGGAATCTGCGCGATGAGGCTGGCGCCGCCCTGCCCCGGAGCCTGGGCGCCGGCGGCGCGCGGCCCGATATGGGAAAACCGGCTGCTCAGCGAAAGCCGCTCGTCCAGCAGGGTCTGCGTCAGCGTCAGGTTCACCTGGTATTCCGGGGGAACGTAGTTCGTGGCGTAGTCGCTCGCAAGCGAGGAATTCGCGCAAGTCGCGACGGTCACGCAATATTCGACATTGGTGTAGTAGGAGCCGCCCAGCTCGGCGGTGAAGCCGCCGCGCTCGTAGCGGGCGGAAAGATCGACGCCCGAGAACTTCGCCTGCTCGATATTGCGGATCCGCATGGTCGTGCTGTTGACCCGCGTCCGGTTGATGTAGTCGTCGATCGTGCTGTCGAAATAGCCGACTTTCAGCCGCAGGCTGTCATCGCCGTCGAAGACGCCTTCACGGGTGAGGTTCGTGCCGAATTCCCAGGTTTTCGAGGTTTCGGGCCGCAAGTTCGGATCGACCACCGTGGCGAAGCCGCCGGCCGATTCGAACAGGGACGGCAGGCGCGCGGCGTTCTTGTAGCTGCCATAGACGTTCCAGCCTTCGAGCGGCGTCACGGTCAGGGTGCTCGAATAGTCGAGCGCATCGTCCGTCTGGACCGGGTCGGTGTTTCCCGGAGCATTGTTGCGGGATTCGAAGCGATGGTAGCGCAGGCCGCCGTCGAGCTTGAGCCAGTCGAGCGCCTGCCAGCCCGCATTGGTGAAGGCCGAGGCCTCCCAACGCTCGCCGTTCCGCGGCGCGACATTTCCCCCGACATCCAGCGGCCGCGTCTCCTCGTGGAGATAGGACAGGCCGTATTGCAGGGAGATGTCGCCGAAGGACGTCTGGAAGCGCGAGGTGTTCGACAGATCCGTGCCCCGCATCTGCGATTCCTTGGTGATCGTGCCGTCGACCGCTTGCGTCTCCTCGTCGAGCCAGCTTCCCCACAGGTTCCACTTGAGATCGACGAGGTCGCTTTCAGGGTCCCAGTGGTAGCGGCTGGTCAGGGTATCGACGCGGATATGGGAGGGATTGCGCTGGTAGGTCGAGTCGCTGTCGGTCGCCAGTTCCGTGGCATATTGCTCGCCGAAGGTGCTGTCATAGAGCGAATAGCCGAGTTCCAGCGTATGGTCGTCGCCGAAGCGAAATGTTCCTTTCAGCAGGCCGGAGTAGATGTCCTGCGAGGTGTTCAGGACCTCCTCGCCCGGAAGATAGATCGACAGGCCCTTCTCGTACCAGTCGAGCGCGCAATCGCGGCCGGCGGCATCGTCGCATGCCGCCGGGCTCGGCGCGCCGCTGCCGTTCCTGCCCGCGTGGTAATTGCCGGAAACGCGGCGCGAAAAGCCGCCCAGGATATCGACATTCTCGCTCCGTCCGGCGAGAACGAGGCTCGCCGAGCCCGAATTGATGTCGAAGAGGCCCGGACGGTCCACCTTGCTTCCCGGCAGCGTCCAGAGATAGCCGGCCGTGTCCCGTTCACCGGAGAGCGCCAGGTGGCGCTTCGACAGGGACGTCCAGGGTGAGGTCGTGTTGCTGCTGCCCTCGATCTTCATGCGCGCGCCGAAATTCTCGCCTTCCGGGATGATGTCGTCGGCATTCAGCGTGCGCATGCTGACCATGCCGCCGATGGCGCCGGCGCCGGTCGCGCTGGTGCTCGGTCCCTTCTCGACGGCGACGCCGCCGATGAAATCGGGATCGATGAAGGTCGAATTGGCAATGCCCTGATAGCCCCGGTACATCGCGGTCGAGTTCTGCGCGCCGTCGACGGTGACGGGAACGCGGCCCTGGCCCTGCAGGCCGCGGATATTCGCGTCGATGCCGCCGCTGGCGCGGCTCTGGCCCGAATAGACGCCCGGCGCGCCCTTCAGGATATCGGCGGGGCTCGCCCCGCGATAGCGCTCGATCTGGTCGCCGGTGATATAGGCGCTCGAATCCGATGCGACATAGGGATCGTCGGCGCCGTTGCCGGTGCGGGCGCCGTCGACCGTGATGGCCTCGAGCACCGTCGATCCGTCCGCATCGGCTGCCGCGCCGTCGATGGTGCCCGTCGCCTGGAGATCGACCAGCGCCGCGGTCGTCGGGCCGGTCATGCGCACCGAGAGGCCGCTGCCGGCGATCAGCCGTCGCAGCGCCGCGGCGGGCGGCATCTGCCCGGAAACCGCCTGCGAGCGCTTGCCGGAAAGCGCGCTTGCGGAATAGCCGACCTGCCAGCCGGTCGCGCGAATGAAGGCATCGAGCGCATCGGGCAAGGGCTGGGCCGGGATGGAGAAGGCAACGCCCCTGGTCTCCATGGAGACGCGGCTCGTCTTCTGCTGGGCGACCGCCTCGGCGGGCGTCATCGCAACGCTCGCCAATACCGTCGACGCCAGAAGCGCCCAACGGGTCGTCCTGCTGCCATGCCTCTTGTCGATACCACCGGCTTTCGCCATTTCCCTACCCCTTCAAACGTCGTCGGATGCGGCGGCGGCATCCCCTGCCGCCGCCAATACCCATTCGACGTAAGCCGCCGGGCAATCTCACAAAAAAACTTGAGAATTTATCGAAGGATTATGACGCCGCCCGGAAGGCGGGTCCATTTCGCCCCGACGACTTCCGCCAGGCTGCGGATCGCGTTCTCGGCTTCCTC
Coding sequences within:
- a CDS encoding nitric oxide reductase activation protein NorD, with protein sequence MLDFLELEETVGRAWHRLVGNTATWQRHPDHTVRLEDVRPVLAVCFRGFGGEGAVQIAPARGRTSTHRLRLRQRMGLGEEKLVQPGRDHATLMLPGEIALFADRGLNRDLYVWLAAAMAVMPLDQVTHADPLQRDLAILARAEATAKAVLAAFPGLARRYRRLCAATLAARRSRPLPSIERHIENRILGLLKKGAGLADDMLPVIFPHRAPPGYLPMLPVPLWPDALAREDGEGRGEDDQPASGGDPQAAETGRHVAEREKAENRKSERSPFILNRFEKILAMAEMVNVDRPGDDSDDHDASAADELDDMTLGERKGRPAARFHFDLDLPPEALDRTRLTGEYTYPEWDYRTATYLPDHCRVLASPAPDTAAVPEADADTKSLIRRVRRQFEVLRPRHEMLRAQLDGAELDLDAVVRARSDLAAGGQGSDRIHLMSRPQAHDLAVTILVDVSLSTDAWFDNRRVLDVEKEALTVLAHGLAACGDNHSILTFTSRRRSWVRIETVKDFGEPMGHGVEARIAALKPGFYTRIGPAIRHAAAKLREQPNRRKLLLVLTDGKPNDVDHYEGRFALEDSRRAVTEARRTGVSVFGVTVDREAQAYVPAMFGRNGYAIVSNIARLPAALPAIYRGLVG
- a CDS encoding CbbQ/NirQ/NorQ/GpvN family protein, producing MNVMLKAARADIPAYSPSGNECALFETAWTRQLPLLLKGPTGCGKTRFVSHMAARLGLPLSTVSCHDDLSAADLTGRYLLKGGDTVWVDGPLTRAVREGGVCYLDEIVEARKDVAVVLHPLTDDRRILPLERTGEVLEAPAGFMLVVSYNPGYQNLLKALKPSTRQRFVAIEFDFLPKAAEIAVVATESGLDEARVAPLVALAHRLRALKGHDLEEGVSTRLLVYCACLIDSGMTVREAVRAAMIEPLTDEPDVRTALLEIADAMIR
- a CDS encoding nitric-oxide reductase large subunit, coding for MKYQTQKVAMLYFYGALGLFLAQVAFGVLAGTIYVLPNTLSELLPFNIVRMIHTNALVVWLLMGFMGATYYMIPEETETELFSPKLAVLQFWLFFVAAGLTVVGYMFRIHEGREFLEQTFIAKVGIVVVVLMFLFNITMTALKGRKTTVINILLFGLWGLALFFLFAFYNPANLALDKMYWWYVIHLWVEGVWELIMASVLAFLMIKINGIDREVVEKWLYVIVGLALFSGILGTGHHYYWIGAPGYWQWIGSLFSTLEVAPFFTMVIFTFVMTWKAGRNHPNKAALLWSIGCSVMAFFGAGVWGFLHTLSSVNYYSHGTQVTAAHGHLAFFGAYVMLNLAMMAYAIPEIRGRQPYNQWLSIASFWIMCTAMSVMTFALTFAGVVQIHLQRVLGESFMDVQDQLALFYWVRLGSGAVVLVSALMFIWAVLVPGRERADSLTRMVQPAE
- a CDS encoding c-type cytochrome — translated: MAERLTKTGARNVFYGGSIFFFTIFVGLTAHSHYYMRTTSTDEATLSDSVTRGKHVWEKNACINCHTLLGEGAYFAPELGNVWKRYGGAEDPEGAREAFKAWMAAQPSGAEGRRQMPQFNLTEQELNDLADFLEWTSRIKTQNWPPNDAG
- a CDS encoding cytochrome C oxidase subunit IV family protein; translation: MTRQAREQFIATLAMLLTLAAGGAFVGGLSGGLLVPVAAVLVMAYAKGRLVILDFMELRANRGFMRSALLAWPATLLSLALVRALAINLIG
- a CDS encoding cytochrome c oxidase subunit 3, translating into MTAANDLGTAATKVESGEADSLLLWILVWSELAVFGALLVAFMVLTVLDPQGAALFRAHLHPGLAAANTIILVLSGWQAALAVRLSAGERAARRPLVLAALLGFAFAVVKAFEYTLEVKAGVGGLGTLAELYFLVTGFHLLHVVFGAAVLLLVARRPSRGNVVMIATLWHAIDLVWLVMFPIIYLT
- a CDS encoding TonB-dependent receptor domain-containing protein — its product is MAKAGGIDKRHGSRTTRWALLASTVLASVAMTPAEAVAQQKTSRVSMETRGVAFSIPAQPLPDALDAFIRATGWQVGYSASALSGKRSQAVSGQMPPAAALRRLIAGSGLSVRMTGPTTAALVDLQATGTIDGAAADADGSTVLEAITVDGARTGNGADDPYVASDSSAYITGDQIERYRGASPADILKGAPGVYSGQSRASGGIDANIRGLQGQGRVPVTVDGAQNSTAMYRGYQGIANSTFIDPDFIGGVAVEKGPSTSATGAGAIGGMVSMRTLNADDIIPEGENFGARMKIEGSSNTTSPWTSLSKRHLALSGERDTAGYLWTLPGSKVDRPGLFDINSGSASLVLAGRSENVDILGGFSRRVSGNYHAGRNGSGAPSPAACDDAAGRDCALDWYEKGLSIYLPGEEVLNTSQDIYSGLLKGTFRFGDDHTLELGYSLYDSTFGEQYATELATDSDSTYQRNPSHIRVDTLTSRYHWDPESDLVDLKWNLWGSWLDEETQAVDGTITKESQMRGTDLSNTSRFQTSFGDISLQYGLSYLHEETRPLDVGGNVAPRNGERWEASAFTNAGWQALDWLKLDGGLRYHRFESRNNAPGNTDPVQTDDALDYSSTLTVTPLEGWNVYGSYKNAARLPSLFESAGGFATVVDPNLRPETSKTWEFGTNLTREGVFDGDDSLRLKVGYFDSTIDDYINRTRVNSTTMRIRNIEQAKFSGVDLSARYERGGFTAELGGSYYTNVEYCVTVATCANSSLASDYATNYVPPEYQVNLTLTQTLLDERLSLSSRFSHIGPRAAGAQAPGQGGASLIAQIPWKPYTIVDVWASYKLTDYATLSLAVENLTDVYYVEPLSLTRVPSPGRTIRVSLTTDLSASSLEGALGLDDADTYDWTGFHAGLHAGTGLTSFQMADFSQNGMNPQNYSFGDTSGYAAGFQMGYDYQLANNVVLGVGGEFSWSNTHKDMVITGIQGGEVDTNWFAGVHGRIGYAIGDILIFGKAGYAVADMDGKYKRARRIAGQLVWSEASDNSRFSGWTAGGGIEYALSDKVTVTGEYSFANLSHGSFETPELNGIAYRWKGKPRMDQIKLGVNYRF